One Fusarium falciforme chromosome 12, complete sequence DNA window includes the following coding sequences:
- a CDS encoding HET domain-containing protein — MTSSIEETFFNYEPLLPDEIRLLSVAPGNSEPITCDLVHVRLDSKPKFWAMSYVWGARENPALIEVNGCSFAVTRNLYDALREYRRQFLRCDGDTNGSFIWIDAICIEQTNHEEKAIQVPRMSEIYGRCEHVLAWLGPVDDVEQDAVRELAERLEQFGGHANSPSDGNFADGQISAFRESAYTSAEAAEEVQRLRQILINIGQRPWFRRVWILQEAVLSQKPPILLCGPHIFGYDIFFRTWVRLMDPSTDGQLLITFLARSPVRFKAVEEIYRKILNTRLHREQTNREDNERQCALDILQLIGESTELKATVPHDHIYALLGLLDCNPLPEVLFPDYTKPFEDLYHRFTAFILAETRDPRVLNLGAVGGLEGVPSWTPDLRQTLNARINNSQRTGACISLSEDKKMLKMPAILLGRCVSVFGPVQPDPTTETIAPSVFLDCDRAIIQPASSIRQTTRLDIMLQWFRYHLADIFTVQRLERDPTIEQSFLMAYSCMVQSQPIEEYSNYFNSRRQLEGADGLARDRDLQTSMLGHGLFVLHNGITGDLARTDVTAVVGDAVCVFPGLSTPFVLRQQEDGTFRVVSQAALWKYPGTDITEDALEEYRQSFVDAHHKRPSKHEVRWVDLV, encoded by the coding sequence ATGACTTCATCAATCGAAGAAACATTCTTCAACTATGAGCCTCTACTGCCCGACGAGATTCGGCTTTTGTCTGTCGCGCCGGGGAACTCAGAGCCCATCACTTGCGACCTTGTTCACGTCAGACTAGACAGCAAACCCAAGTTCTGGGCGATGTCCTATGTTTGGGGCGCACGAGAAAATCCGGCGTTGATTGAAGTCAACGGGTGCTCATTCGCGGTTACAAGAAATCTGTACGACGCGTTGCGTGAATACCGCCGGCAGTTCTTGAGGTGCGATGGTGACACAAATGGCTCATTCATCTGGATCGATGCCATCTGCATTGAGCAGACCAATCACGAGGAGAAGGCTATTCAGGTCCCACGCATGTCTGAGATCTATGGCAGATGCGAACATGTTTTGGCTTGGCTCGGCCCTGTGGATGATGTTGAGCAAGATGCTGTACGCGAGTTGGCAGAGAGGCTCGAGCAATTTGGGGGTCATGCCAACTCTCCGAGTGACGGCAACTTCGCAGACGGACAAATCAGCGCTTTTCGAGAAAGTGCTTATACAAGTGCTGAAGCTGCAGAAGAAGTTCAACGTCTGCGGCAGATACTGATCAACATTGGCCAACGACCTTGGTTTCGACGTGTCTGGATTCTTCAAGAAGCAGTCCTCTCTCAGAAACCACCGATTCTCCTATGCGGGCCACATATTTTCGGCTACGACATCTTCTTTAGGACTTGGGTTAGGTTGATGGACCCATCCACAGATGGACAACTACTCATCACATTCTTGGCTCGAAGCCCTGTCCGATTCAAAGCTGTCGAGGAGATCTACCGGAAGATCCTAAACACAAGGCTTCATCGGGAACAAACCAACCGAGAAGATAATGAAAGGCAATGCGCGCTTGATATTCTCCAACTCATTGGCGAATCTACCGAGTTGAAAGCGACAGTTCCTCACGACCACATATACGCACTTCTTGGGCTGCTTGACTGCAATCCATTACCCGAGGTATTATTTCCCGATTATACGAAACCCTTCGAAGATTTGTATCATAGGTTTACGGCATTTATACTTGCTGAGACGAGGGATCCTCGAGTCTTGAATCTTGGTGCTGTGGGCGGACTTGAGGGTGTGCCCTCTTGGACGCCAGATCTCAGACAAACGCTCAACGCAAGGATCAACAACAGTCAAAGAACAGGAGCCTGCATTTCATTGTCCGAAGATAAAAAGATGCTCAAAATGCCGGCAATTCTACTCGGGAGATGTGTGTCTGTCTTTGGTCCAGTACAACCTGACCCGACAACTGAGACCATCGCGCCGTCCGTCTTTCTGGATTGTGATAGAGCAATCATTCAGCCTGCTTCGTCTATTAGGCAGACCACCAGACTAGACATAATGCTCCAGTGGTTTAGGTATCACCTTGCTGATATCTTTACCGTCCAGAGGCTTGAAAGAGACCCTACTATCGAGCAGAGTTTCTTGATGGCCTACTCGTGCATGGTCCAGAGCCAACCAATTGAAGAGTACAGCAACTACTTCAACTCTCGACGACAGCTAGAAGGAGCGGATGGACTAGCAAGAGACCGGGATTTGCAGACTTCCATGCTCGGGCATGGTCTTTTTGTTCTGCACAACGGTATCACAGGGGACCTGGCCAGAACTGATGTTACCGCTGTCGTGGGAGATGCTGTTTGTGTTTTCCCTGGTCTCTCGACACCTTTTGTACTCAGACAGCAGGAAGATGGGACCTTTCGTGTCGTGAGTCAGGCTGCTCTCTGGAAGTATCCGGGGACTGATATCACGGAGGATGCTCTCGAAGAGTACCGGCAGTCTTTTGTAGATGCTCATCACAAACGCCCCTCGAAGCATGAAGTTCGGTGGGTGGACTTGGTTTAA
- a CDS encoding FAD-binding PCMH-type domain-containing protein, with translation MKLYTFLQYIAISAWAVSPGNATTKAYKTCRRLPKDPDWPAPEIWEAALPGVIPIQHNSTTGPLPDYRFRAHSIEDVQDAVRFATVHNVRLSVITTGHDQLGRSDAGSGLLLDLSFLGGIKVHESFVATETGTDRLDHTEKPNVITPVPGVQAAVTFGPAAAGLYLNYALDPSGLFTVSGAAATVAVAGGWGQNGGYGPLTSQYGLGVDQWLEAKVVTPDGQLRIANDKANKDLFWAIRGGGGSTFGVVVEATWKVYPTVPMTGFNWWINSTLSGPNSTDYEVGRTPVSEAMEYLLSKLPDLQEKGITAYVYASPTSVRCYAIHPADRSGIANANAVWDPILSKMQEFPGMKPFQSRPYDFVDYKDFFDTTYGPLPNPGDEPTPPYNRGIVTFDSRLLGAEHFRSPNVTFALRETRGNYGILVCSPGGRFGDGSETSNNPGWRKAVALLVGYKTNTTNVDGLRRLAPEMGTYINEASTEQEHWTSAFWGTNYPRLSKIKSEIDPNMTFWTSPGINADHMEVVDGRACLIDSPPDEPSLIPPPTDRHVIADLAKDGHFIFGNRELIGTAYPAPGTWEGLQCPEQESP, from the exons ATGAAGCTATACACGTTTCTGCAATACATTGCCATTTCGGCTTGGGCTGTCTCGCCGGGCAATGCCACCACCAAGGCCTACAAGACATGCCGCAGACTTCCCAAAGATCCCGATTGGCCAGCTCCTGAAATATGGGAGGCAGCGCTACCAGGTGTAATCCCAATACAGCACAATTCTACGACTGGCCCTCTCCCGGATTATCGATTCCGCGCACACTCCATTGAAGACGTCCAGGATGCAGTAAGGTTTGCCACGGTGCACAACGTCCGTCTTTCTGTCATCACCACAGGGCATGACCAGCTTGGCCGAAGCGATGCCGGCTcaggccttctccttgatctgtCTTTTCTGGGAGGCATCAAGGTTCACGAATCTTTCGTTGCAACTGAGACTGGTACAGACAGGCTCGACCACACAGAGAAGCCCAATGTCATTACTCCAGTCCCCGGTGTTCAAGCCGCTGTTACGTTTGGGCCGGCCGCAGCTGGGCTCTATCTCAATTACGCACTTGACCCCTCTGGCTTATTCACCGTGAGTGGAGCTGCAG CAACCGTGGCTGTAGCCGGAGGATGGGGTCAGAATGGCGGCTATGGGCCGCTCACCTCTCAATACGGTCTCGGAGTCGATCAGTGGCTCGAGGCCAAAGTAGTGACACCTGATGGGCAGCTTCGCATCGCCAACGACAAGGCAAACAAAGATCTCTTCTGGGCCATCCGTGGAGGTGGCGGCAGTACGTTTGGTGTCGTTGTCGAAGCCACCTGGAAGGTGTATCCTACAGTCCCGATGACCGGCTTCAACTGGTGGATTAACTCAACCCTTTCAGGTCCAAACTCGACTGACTATGAAGTTGGTCGGACACCAGTGAGCGAGGCTATGGAATACCTTCTGTCTAAGTTACCAGACCTCCAGGAGAAGGGCATCACGGCATACGTTTATGCTTCGCCGACCAGCGTTCGATGTTATGCCATTCATCCAGCAGATCGGTCTGGCATAGCGAATGCCAACGCCGTATGGGACCCGATTTTGTCCAAGATGCAGGAATTCCCCGGTATGAAGCCTTTTCAGTCGCGTCCTTACGACTTTGTCGATTACAAGGACTTCTTCGACACAACTTACGGCCCGCTTCCAAATCCAGGAGACGAACCCACCCCGCCTTACAATCGCGGTATCGTCACCTTTGACAGTCGATTGCTCGGAGCCGAACACTTTCGCAGTCCCAACGTAACCTTTGCACTGCGGGAAACGAGAGGCAACTATGGTATTTTGGTTTGTTCGCCCGGTGGAAGATTCGGAGATGGGTCCGAGACCTCAAACAATCCGGGATGGCGGAAGGCTGTCGCACTCCTCGTTGGGTACAAGACGAATACAACCAACGTAGACGGGCTACGGCGTCTTGCTCCCGAAATGGGGACATATATCAATGAG GCGAGTACAGAACAGGAACACTGGACTTCAGCATTTTGGGGCACAAATTACCCACGCCTTTCTAAGATCAAATCCGAGATCGATCCAAACATGACGTTCTGGACCAGCCCTGGAATCAATGCCGACCACATGGAAGTGGTCGATGGGCGTGCTTGTCTCATCGATTCCCCTCCAGACGAGCCCTCTCTGATCCCTCCACCAACCGACAGACATGTTATTGCGGATCTGGCCAAAGATGGGCATTTTATTTTTGGGAACAGGGAACTTATAGGTACCGCGTACCCGGCTCCTGGAACATGGGAGGGTTTACAATGCCCTGAGCAGGAATCACCGTAG
- a CDS encoding FAD-binding PCMH-type domain-containing protein has protein sequence MSLQASLLGLTALLSVVSSAAVDDGCNALSSKYPDKTFFPDSERYKFENECKMTMSQARSNVADRRYIDSWTSTTHLGPSCIFAPQSAKDVQFALHTFQEHQVQFAIRGGGAMPIDNAGNIGPEGIMMATTNLSTMAISDDHKTVKIGAGVTWPPLYAYLDQFGVTANGIRSGNGGVVGAILGGGPFGFMAYEYGMSNIAASLDCVLADGTLVTASADEHQDLFWALVGGGNNYCVVTEATLHTIPISSALIGTVSWGPGVSEKYIKGVEQFALYGAQYPKASFEGQTRWVPSRSPDISFDGYLWYSGEGDVPLGLENFTAPILPITRGNITRTTMGKWSNEFNYAPPLGTRATFHWLTSAANATAARIAFDTYYESIASLADVEGFSTAFNMLPITPIVTSAPPRNAMGLGSDDSPSIWYVESPLWSYPEDDERVLGVHAEANAKIREKLSAAGLGPLPFMYLSDIQKSQIPETFPAYGARNLRKLKTIRDKYDPKRVFTDLVPGGAKVALA, from the exons ATGTCTCTGCAAGCCTCTCTCCTCGGACTCACCGCGCTCCTGTCAGTGGTGTCATCCGCTGCTGTTGACGACGGTTGTAATGCGTTGTCTTCCAAATATCCTGACAAAACCTTTTTTCCTGACTCGGAACGATACAAGTTTGAGAACGAATGTAAGATGACCATGTCCCAAGCACGATCCAACGTCGCTGATAGAAGGTACATAGACTCTTGGACCTCAACGACGCACCTAGGACCATCTTGCATCTTCGCTCCGCAGTCCGCGAAAGATGTGCAGTTTGCGCTTCACACTTTCCAGGAGCATCAAGTCCAATTCGCCATCCGCGGTGGAGGTGCCATGCCCATCGACAACGCTGGCAACATCGGTCCAGAGGGTATCATGATGGCTACGACGAATCTGAGCACCATGGCCATCTCAGACGACCACAAGACTGTCAAAATCGGGGCTGGTGTGACCTGGCCTCCATTGTATGCCTATCTGGATCAATTCGGTGTCACGGCCAACGGCATTCGTTCTGGTAATGGCGGAGTCGTTGGTGCAATTCTAGGAGGCGGGCCCTTCGGTTTCATGGCCTATGAATACGGAATGTCTAACATTGCTGCCTCTTTGGAT TGCGTTCTCGCTGATGGCACATTGGTGACGGCCAGTGCTGATGAGCATCAAGACCTATTCTGGGCGCTGGTTGGAGGCGGCAACAACTACTGTGTTGTCACAGAGGCCACTCTTCATACCATTCCTATTTCTTCAGCCCTTATTGGAACAGTCTCTTGGGGTCCAGGCGTGTCAGAGAAGTACATCAAGGGCGTGGAGCAGTTTGCACTATACGGCGCACAATATCCCAAGGCTTCCTTCGAGGGCCAAACCCGCTGGGTGCCGTCCCGCAGCCCCGATATTTCGTTTGATGGATATCTTTGGTACAGCGGTGAGGGCGATGTGCCTCTTGGACTGGAGAACTTTACCGCGCCAATTCTACCCATCACAAGAGGAAACATCACACGCACGACTATGGGCAAATGGTCAAACGAGTTCAACTATGCCCCTCCTCTTGGCACGCGAGCTACCTTCCACTGGTTGACCAGTGCCGCCAACGCTACAGCTGCGAGAATCGCGTTCGACACATACTACGAGTCCATCGCGTCTCTGGCCGACGTCGAAGGTTTCTCAACCGCTTTCAACATGCTCCCAATCACACCCATCGTGACTTCGGCACCACCCAGAAACGCAATGGGTCTAGGAAGTGACGACAGTCCATCGATTTGGTACGTTGAGAGTCCTCTATGGTCGTAccctgaagacgacgagcGCGTTCTTGGGGTACACGCCGAAGCCAACGCCAAAATCAGAGAGAAGCTTTCCGCGGCGGGGCTCGGACCGCTCCCGTTTATGTACCTCAGCGACATTCAGAAGTCTCAGATCCCTGAGACCTTCCCAGCCTATGGGGCTCGCAACTTGCGGAAGCTCAAGACCATCAGGGACAAGTACGATCCTAAGCGAGTCTTCACTGACCTGGTGCCTGGTGGTGCCAAGGTTGCTTTGGCTTAG
- a CDS encoding HET domain-containing protein encodes MEANLADLDINKSSSSGEAEAPAAAPKTPPPEKTPSTANLYEYEPLETGSIRLLFLLEAEEDDGDLECALLHFELSEVTEYTALSYVWGDENNSCAIYIGDDYLPITANLEDALRHLRRRDQPVWLWVDALCIDQARTEERNHQVQQMRQIYESATQTVVYLGGQTGGNTGYSAWNFLERNSTWALNRYGEKDYTLPAAVEDQVYFRGELHDVYLDVLTRDWFSRVWVFQEVVVSKEVMIQCGPRGVAWDDFCKLVVLEKRAHDRYGLSLQQQDLSDNLRRIWQARVAFHLTKGQEHCLPDWYILTLSSNDATTDILDMLVRARHLMASDPRDKIFALLGISTGFSWKELDTIDYANPTSSVYAKFAMDVMTTRKDYRPLSYLNRSSTVDYLIELQRLWLAENDYWQQIMSGQKPFSMQDGELHERNPALEITALEECRTQGLRLSPECYKYRDHKTVYLPSWVPTWHCIHMSTFEPRAIIEVVEKQSSSSVKADDYRTLLSTSAFAVHGRVIGELHEAISPASVLGNDELAFEELKRKWRRSSVYQKHPLEAQILTLWAHMLDLTAVKRLHVPRGVRINMVHQSPELRRREDYDVDDILNHPPGSLRKSSSTSSFSNFLDFKTCPPKVGSIEAHLVSRARKTAEWSDKSQPTFKRVNDPESIIDQRAIGVYTVQDTAQYLRGTAYTSEAPKSHPVLLPSSARFGDLIAYFPGAKVPFLVRPNMYSPLRVAEIRNLIPSGTLPFLKDEEMYMGCELIGECWINEFEEIVSEKGKPACVFGLL; translated from the coding sequence ATGGAAGCAAACTTGGCTGACCTCGACATCAACAAAAGTTCTTCCTCGGGGGAAGCTGAGGCTCCTGCAGCGGCTCCAAAGACGCCACCGCCCGAGAAAACCCCGTCAACTGCCAACCTTTACGAGTATGAGCCTCTTGAGACAGGGTCAATtcgcctcctcttcctccttgaaGCAGAAGAGGACGACGGTGATCTGGAATGCGCTCTCCTACACTTTGAGCTCTCAGAGGTCACCGAATATACCGCTCTCTCCTATGTTTGGGGCGATGAAAACAACTCATGCGCGATTTATATCGGCGACGACTATTTGCCAATCACGGCCAATCTCGAGGACGCGCTTCGTCATCTTAGACGGCGAGATCAGCCAGTATGGCTCTGGGTGGATGCGTTATGCATTGACCAAGCACGTACCGAGGAGCGGAACCATCAAGTACAACAGATGCGCCAGATCTACGAATCTGCGACGCAGACAGTGGTCTATCTCGGCGGCCAAACAGGTGGCAATACTGGCTACTCAGCATGGAACTTTCTGGAACGCAACAGCACCTGGGCCCTCAATCGATATGGGGAGAAGGACTACACCCTCCCAGCAGCGGTAGAGGATCAAGTCTATTTCCGTGGTGAACTCCACGACGTGTACCTCGACGTCTTGACCCGCGACTGGTTCAGCAGAGTGTGGGTCTTCCAAGAAGTTGTCGTCTCCAAAGAGGTCATGATTCAATGCGGCCCTCGTGGGGTTGCGTGGGATGACTTTTGCAAGCTGGTGGTTCTAGAAAAGCGAGCACACGACCGCTACGGCCTAAGCCTTCAACAGCAGGATTTATCAGACAATTTACGCCGTATCTGGCAGGCTCGAGTGGCCTTCCATCTCACAAAGGGCCAGGAGCACTGCCTGCCTGACTGGTACATACTGACGCTCAGCTCGAATGATGCCACGACCGATATCCTCGACATGCTCGTCCGAGCTCGCCACCTCATGGCTTCAGACCCAAGGGACAAGATCTTTGCCCTTCTGGGAATTAGTACGGGCTTTAGTTGGAAAGAGCTCGACACTATTGACTACGCAAACCCCACAAGTAGCGTCTACGCGAAATTTGCCATGGACGTGATGACCACCAGAAAGGATTATCGACCCCTAAGTTATCTCAACAGGTCATCTACGGTCGATTACCTCATTGAACTGCAACGTCTCTGGCTCGCCGAAAATGATTACTGGCAACAGATTATGTCCGGCCAGAAGCCGTTTAGCATGCAAGACGGGGAGCTGCACGAAAGAAACCCCGCCTTGGAAATTACAGCGCTTGAAGAATGCCGAACCCAAGGGTTGCGCTTATCACCTGAATGCTACAAATACAGGGACCACAAGACAGTTTATCTGCCATCCTGGGTCCCGACTTGGCACTGTATCCACATGTCAACGTTTGAACCCCGAGCTATCATCGAGGTTGTTGAAAAGCAGTCATCTTCCTCAGTCAAGGCTGATGATTATCGCACCTTACTATCAACAAGCGCTTTCGCGGTCCACGGTCGTGTTATTGGCGAGCTACACGAAGCTATATCGCCGGCTTCGGTCTTGGGCAACGATGAGCTGGCctttgaggagctcaagcgAAAGTGGCGACGAAGCTCAGTCTATCAAAAGCATCCTCTGGAGGCTCAAATACTGACGTTGTGGGCCCACATGCTTGATCTGACAGCTGTAAAAAGGCTTCACGTCCCTCGTGGTGTTCGGATCAACATGGTACACCAGTCTCCGGAGCTACGGAGAAGGGAAGACTATGATGTGGACGACATACTCAATCATCCACCAGGAAGCCTGAGAAAGTCATCGAGTACATCCTCTTTCTCGAACTTTCTAGACTTCAAGACTTGCCCACCCAAAGTCGGATCAATCGAGGCCCACCTCGTCTCTCGAGCACGCAAAACAGCCGAATGGTCGGATAAATCCCAGCCAACCTTCAAAAGAGTCAACGACCCAGAGTCCATCATCGATCAACGGGCCATCGGGGTTTATACGGTACAAGATACAGCCCAATACCTACGCGGGACAGCATATACATCAGAAGCCCCAAAGTCACACCCCGTGCTTCTTCCAAGTTCTGCCAGATTCGGCGACTTGATTGCATATTTCCCTGGGGCCAAGGTTCCCTTCCTCGTTCGCCCCAACATGTATTCCCCGCTTCGGGTAGCCGAGATAAGGAATTTGATTCCTTCTGGGACCCTCCCGTTTTTGAAAGACGAGGAGATGTATATGGGGTGTGAGCTCATCGGCGAGTGTTGGATTAATGAGTTTGAAGAGATTGTCTCGGAGAAGGGCAAACCGGCCTGTGTGTTTGGTTTGCTATGA